In Chiloscyllium punctatum isolate Juve2018m chromosome 8, sChiPun1.3, whole genome shotgun sequence, a single window of DNA contains:
- the scxa gene encoding basic helix-loop-helix transcription factor scleraxis — protein MSFAMLRSVPSRCLYPEISMLSEGDEELDSESSGSETSFSLGPYGGGAGKRKRKARVTGVIRQRQAANARERDRTNSVNTAFTALRTLIPTEPADRKLSKIETLRLASSYISHLDNVLLLGEASDGQPCHTSASSYYPGTRVTETESNQPKQICTFCLSNQRRMNKDRDRKSTIRS, from the exons ATGTCCTTTGCCATGTTAAGATCAGTCCCTAGTCGCTGCCTCTACCCAGAGATCAGCATGCTGTCGGAAGGTGACGAGGAGCTGGACAGTGAGAGCTCGGGTTCGGAGACATCTTTCAGCCTGGGACCTTatggtggaggtgcaggaaagaGGAAGAGGAAAGCCAGGGTAACGGGAGTCATTAGACAGAGACAAGCCGCAAATgccagagaaagagacaggaccAACAGCGTCAACACGGCCTTCACAGCACTTAGGACCCTCATCCCCACCGAGCCCGCAGATAGGAAACTGTCCAAAATAGAGACCCTGCGGTTGGCTTCCAGTTACATCTCACATCTGGATAACGTGTTGCTGCTGGGAGAGGCTAGTGATGGACAACCCTGTCACACAAGTGCATCCAGCTACTATCCTGGCACCAGGGTCACCGAGACAGAGAGCAACCAACCCAAACAGATCTGCACCTTCTGTCTGAGCAACCAGAGGAGAATG AACAAAGACCGAGACAGAAAGAGCACAATTCGAAGTTAA